From the genome of Rosettibacter firmus, one region includes:
- a CDS encoding uridine kinase family protein, with protein MGKFKYVIKRSGAIVPFNPDRIANVIYRAAVAVGGRDKERAEQLAKQVVAMLEEKYEEGYKPHVEEIQDMVEKVLIENGHAKVAKEFILYREEAARRRRADSKHLSKPSEFIPWAKVWNSLDWAVSHNLHTVESLNQRIRNGEFPHIVHESESAYETQLDTAAELIKERSKELKMVFVSGPSSSGKTTTTLKLEQRLNKMGMKFVPLIVDNYFFDLELHPKDEFGDYDFETPQALDLEMINDHLKKLANGEEVKIPYYDFKEGKRYLDRTPLKIEKDEVLLIDSLHGLYPEFSKEIPAEQKFKLYLEPLLQMKMPDGKYIRWTDLRMIRRMLRDSVHRAYNPEQTLLHWHYVRSSEKRNILPYCNTADYIINTSMSYEVALYRPKLLDSFREWEKKYQGDPLREDAYERASRVRKMLEAVEPVEDDSPIPGDSVLREFIGGSTLKYH; from the coding sequence ATGGGGAAGTTCAAATATGTAATTAAAAGAAGTGGTGCAATAGTTCCATTCAATCCAGATAGAATAGCAAATGTTATATACAGAGCGGCCGTTGCTGTTGGCGGAAGAGATAAAGAAAGGGCAGAACAATTAGCCAAACAAGTTGTTGCCATGCTCGAAGAAAAATATGAAGAAGGTTATAAGCCGCATGTTGAAGAAATCCAGGATATGGTTGAAAAAGTACTTATTGAAAATGGTCATGCAAAAGTAGCTAAAGAATTTATACTTTATCGAGAAGAAGCTGCTCGTAGAAGGCGTGCTGATTCCAAACATCTTTCAAAACCATCTGAATTTATTCCATGGGCAAAAGTATGGAATTCACTCGACTGGGCAGTATCTCATAATCTTCATACAGTTGAATCTTTAAATCAAAGAATACGTAACGGAGAGTTTCCTCATATTGTTCATGAATCTGAATCTGCATATGAAACTCAACTCGATACAGCTGCTGAATTAATTAAAGAAAGAAGTAAAGAACTAAAGATGGTTTTTGTTAGTGGTCCTTCTTCATCTGGAAAAACAACCACCACACTTAAACTTGAACAAAGGCTTAATAAAATGGGAATGAAGTTCGTTCCTTTAATTGTTGATAATTACTTTTTTGATCTTGAACTTCATCCAAAAGATGAATTTGGTGATTATGATTTTGAAACTCCACAAGCTCTTGATTTAGAAATGATAAATGACCACTTAAAAAAACTTGCAAATGGAGAAGAAGTAAAAATACCTTATTACGATTTTAAGGAAGGAAAAAGATATTTAGATAGAACTCCTTTAAAAATTGAAAAAGATGAAGTATTGTTAATCGATAGTCTGCATGGATTATATCCAGAATTCAGTAAAGAAATTCCAGCTGAACAAAAATTCAAGCTTTATCTTGAACCTTTACTTCAAATGAAAATGCCAGATGGAAAATATATTAGATGGACAGATTTAAGAATGATTCGTCGTATGTTGCGAGATTCTGTTCATCGTGCATACAATCCAGAACAAACATTATTACACTGGCATTATGTTCGTTCATCTGAAAAAAGAAATATTTTACCATATTGTAATACTGCAGATTATATTATAAATACTTCAATGTCATACGAAGTTGCACTTTATCGACCCAAGCTTTTAGATAGTTTTCGAGAATGGGAAAAGAAATATCAGGGGGATCCACTAAGAGAAGATGCATACGAAAGAGCATCGAGAGTAAGAAAAATGCTCGAAGCAGTTGAACCCGTAGAAGACGATTCTCCAATTCCTGGCGACTCCGTTCTACGTGAGTTTATTGGTGGAAGTACTTTAAAGTATCATTAA
- a CDS encoding SDR family NAD(P)-dependent oxidoreductase: MDFINKTILLTGASSGIGKALAEKLSREKCKLILCSRRVDILENFKNTNQTIAEIFPFKCDVSNKEEVKNTYEKIKNEIGMLDIAILNAGVGHRMKVENFDSKLAEETFGVNIFGLIYWIENIIPDFIKNRSGIIAGVSSLADNRGYSGSGFYCASKSAATIFLEGLRVELKPYGVKVITIKPGFVKTPMTDKNEFKMPFLMSPEKAADIILSGLRKEKRIIQFPLPTVISSRLIGCLPSFLYEFMMTLYDKKK, from the coding sequence ATGGATTTTATAAATAAAACAATCTTACTAACAGGGGCTTCTTCTGGCATTGGAAAAGCACTTGCAGAAAAGTTATCCAGAGAAAAATGCAAATTAATTTTATGTTCTCGAAGAGTTGATATACTTGAAAACTTCAAGAATACAAATCAAACAATAGCTGAAATATTTCCATTTAAATGTGATGTAAGCAATAAAGAAGAAGTTAAAAACACTTATGAAAAAATTAAAAATGAAATCGGGATGCTCGATATTGCTATATTAAATGCTGGTGTTGGTCATAGAATGAAAGTTGAAAATTTTGATTCTAAACTTGCCGAAGAAACCTTTGGAGTAAATATTTTTGGTTTGATTTACTGGATTGAAAATATAATTCCAGATTTTATTAAAAACCGAAGTGGTATAATTGCAGGAGTTTCAAGTCTTGCCGATAATCGTGGTTACTCAGGGAGTGGATTTTATTGTGCAAGTAAATCTGCTGCCACAATTTTTCTTGAAGGATTGAGAGTTGAATTAAAACCTTACGGAGTAAAAGTAATTACAATAAAACCTGGTTTTGTAAAAACTCCAATGACAGACAAAAACGAATTTAAAATGCCATTTTTGATGTCACCTGAAAAAGCTGCTGATATTATTTTATCTGGATTAAGAAAAGAAAAAAGGATAATTCAATTTCCTTTGCCAACAGTAATTTCTTCTCGATTAATTGGCTGCTTACCATCTTTCTTATATGAATTTATGATGACACTTTATGACAAAAAGAAATAA
- a CDS encoding lipase family protein, with amino-acid sequence MKKFLKTILSVILLLILISCEYDFPIEPIYYQRAELISSEFKTTVDANHLKSLFSEFKIDDELKNKLIYDVDVYKIIYTTLNHKGEIVKASGALFVPKGVDYLPLLSIQHGTQTKRINVGSINPYYSLEGFVGASLGYYTVVPDYLGLGESKMIHPYHHAKTSAYAVIDFIRAARNFSINNKIKLNGQVFLIGYSEGGYVTMAAQREIEKNYYNEIKITASAPMAGAYDLYLTSQIILNNKIYEQPSFLAYLIVAYNDIYEWNKIDEIFNSPYAEKVVSLFDGSKTTSEINSELTSDLKKLFKQKFINDFLNGTEIEFTKALKENSLINFVPISPTKLYHGDADEYVPYENSLKAIEYFNSHGANVELITIKNGTHISSGIPSIINAIDWFESLKAKFIASSKVVSNVQGSYLYK; translated from the coding sequence ATGAAAAAATTTTTGAAAACAATTTTATCAGTTATTTTACTTCTCATATTAATCTCCTGTGAATATGATTTTCCGATAGAACCAATTTATTATCAAAGAGCAGAATTAATAAGTTCAGAATTCAAAACTACTGTTGATGCTAACCATTTAAAATCTCTTTTCAGTGAATTTAAAATAGATGATGAATTAAAAAATAAACTAATATATGATGTTGATGTTTACAAAATTATTTATACAACATTGAATCATAAAGGAGAAATAGTAAAAGCATCAGGTGCATTATTTGTTCCAAAAGGAGTGGATTATTTACCTTTACTCAGTATTCAACACGGAACACAAACAAAAAGAATTAATGTTGGTTCGATTAATCCATATTATTCACTCGAAGGATTTGTAGGTGCATCGCTTGGATATTATACTGTTGTACCAGATTATCTTGGACTTGGAGAATCAAAAATGATTCATCCTTATCATCACGCAAAAACCTCTGCATATGCAGTTATCGATTTTATAAGGGCGGCAAGAAATTTTAGCATCAATAACAAAATAAAATTAAATGGTCAGGTATTTTTAATTGGTTATTCAGAAGGTGGCTATGTAACAATGGCAGCTCAAAGAGAAATCGAAAAAAATTATTATAATGAAATTAAAATTACTGCTTCTGCTCCAATGGCTGGAGCATACGATTTATATTTAACATCTCAAATAATTCTAAATAATAAAATTTATGAACAACCTTCTTTTCTGGCTTATCTTATAGTTGCCTATAATGATATTTATGAATGGAATAAAATAGACGAAATTTTTAATTCACCATATGCCGAAAAAGTAGTATCACTTTTTGATGGTTCTAAAACCACATCCGAAATTAATTCTGAACTTACCAGTGATTTAAAAAAATTGTTTAAACAGAAATTTATTAATGATTTTCTAAATGGAACTGAAATAGAATTTACAAAAGCACTGAAGGAAAATAGCTTAATTAATTTTGTACCAATTTCTCCAACAAAATTATATCATGGCGATGCAGATGAATATGTTCCTTATGAAAATTCTCTAAAAGCAATAGAATATTTTAATTCGCACGGAGCTAATGTTGAATTAATTACAATCAAAAATGGAACTCATATAAGTTCTGGTATTCCATCAATCATAAATGCTATTGACTGGTTTGAGAGTCTAAAAGCTAAATTTATTGCCTCTTCTAAAGTAGTATCGAATGTTCAAGGAAGTTACTTATATAAATAA
- a CDS encoding SagB/ThcOx family dehydrogenase: MKKIFLSILILFFLINISFAQDTDVIKLPAPQMEIGKPLMQALKLRASTRSFDTTKLSLQHLSNLLWAAYGINRPESGKRTVPSAMNWQEYDVYVVLSKGAYLYDAKENVLKLITKGDIREYCGVQDFVKTAPLNLVYVANFSRVTRVNEEDKLLFVAADCGFIAQNVYLYCASEGLACVVRGMINKEKLPEALKLNSNQKIILAQTVGYPKN, encoded by the coding sequence ATGAAAAAGATATTTTTATCAATCCTTATTCTATTCTTTTTGATCAATATTTCATTTGCTCAGGATACAGATGTTATTAAATTACCAGCACCTCAAATGGAGATTGGAAAACCTTTAATGCAGGCATTAAAACTCAGAGCATCAACACGAAGTTTTGATACCACAAAATTATCGCTTCAGCATTTATCGAATTTACTATGGGCAGCATATGGAATTAATCGTCCAGAAAGTGGAAAAAGAACAGTTCCATCTGCAATGAACTGGCAGGAATATGACGTTTATGTAGTTTTGTCCAAAGGTGCATATTTATATGATGCAAAAGAAAATGTATTAAAACTAATTACAAAAGGAGATATAAGAGAATATTGTGGAGTACAGGATTTTGTAAAAACCGCTCCTCTTAATTTAGTTTACGTTGCAAATTTTTCAAGAGTAACTCGTGTAAATGAAGAAGATAAACTATTATTTGTAGCTGCTGATTGCGGATTCATAGCACAAAATGTTTATTTATATTGTGCTTCAGAAGGACTTGCATGTGTAGTGAGAGGTATGATTAATAAAGAAAAACTTCCTGAAGCATTGAAACTAAATTCAAATCAAAAAATAATTTTAGCACAAACTGTTGGTTATCCAAAGAATTAA